Proteins encoded in a region of the Coffea eugenioides isolate CCC68of chromosome 4, Ceug_1.0, whole genome shotgun sequence genome:
- the LOC113767760 gene encoding uncharacterized protein LOC113767760 isoform X2, with product MAKGSKCQFIFLATLLLVDTIQSYLMSGTDENGVKTLVYLSPKFELGPGSVINKYYYDIDFPRGHIAVKSFDAEVIDEAGNSIPLYETYLHHWVAVNYYQRRGVETPKYHSSVGFQKSNYISAGNNGVCAQVLSQFFGLGSETRKTSNNVPDPYGIEFGNPAVIPAGYDEKWLLNVHAIDTRGAENRLGCTECRCDLYNVTVDEYGHNLDPSYVGGLRCCYDETRCRLKEGFQGVKRSLYLKYTVTYVDWHSSIVPVRVYIFDVTDRWKRSDGISSRHDCLIEYDVESCPAGVTKGGCVHTKSVSIILPAGGNVIYGVAHQHTGGVGSTLHGEDGRVICSSLPIYGEGKEPGNEAGYIVGMSTCYPQPGSVKISNGETLTVKSYYSSEQGHTGVMGLFYILVADSDSSAKLNSSQHAPVGV from the exons ATGGCAAAGGGTTCGAAATGCCAGTTCATTTTCCTGGCTACTTTGTTATTGGTGGATACTATTCAAAGTTATTTAATGTCTGGGACAGATGAAAATGGGGTGAAAACTCTTGTCTATTTGTCACCTAAGTTTGAGCTCGGACCAGGATCAGTGATTAATAAGTATTACTATGACATTGATTTCCCAAGAGGCCATATTGCTGTTAAGAGTTTCGATGCTGAAGTGATTGATGAGGCAGGAAACTCCATCCCACTTTATGAAACTTATCTCCATCACTGGGTTGCTGTAAATTATTACCAACGTAGAGGTGTTGAAACGCCCAAATACCATAGCAGCGTTGGTTTTCAGAAGTCAAATTACATTTCAGCTGGGAATAATGGGGTCTGTGCACAAGTACTTTCCCAGTTTTTTGGCCTGGGATCTGAGACACGAAAAACAAGCAACAATGTACCAGATCCTTATGGTATAGAATTTGGTAACCCTGCAGTGATACCTGCTGGTTATGACGAGAAATGGCTTCTCAATGTGCACGCAATTGATACACGGGGTGCAGAAAATAGGTTAGGATGCACCGAGTGCAGGTGTGATCTCTATAATGTTACTGTGGATGAATATGGCCATAACCTGGACCCAAGTTACGTTGGAGGCTTGCGATGTTGTTATGATGAGACCAGATGCAGGTTGAAAGAAGGGTTTCAAGGTGTGAAGCGAAGCCTTTACTTGAAGTACACTGTAACATATGTTGATTGGCATAGCTCCATTGTGCCTGTTAGAGTGTATATATTTGATGTGACAGATAGATGGAAAAGGTCTGATGGAATCAGTTCAAGACATGACTGTCTG ATTGAGTATGATGTCGAGTCTTGCCCAGCTGGTGTTACAAAAGGTGGTTGCGTTCATACTAAAAGTGTAAGCATAATTCTGCCTGCTGGTGGCAACGTCATCTATGGTGTTGCACACCAGCATACAGGAGGAGTTGGTTCAACTCTTCATGGAGAG GATGGAAGAGTTATATGCTCGTCACTTCCAATTTATGGAGAAGGGAAGGAACCAGGAAATGAGGCTGGTTACATTGTAGGGATGTCTACGTGTTATCCTCAACCTGGTTCTGTGAAGATATCCAATGGGGAAACTCTGACTGTAAAATCTTATTATAGCAGTGAACAAGGGCATACAGGAGTCATGGGACTTTTTTACATATTGGTTGCAGATTCAGACTCGTCCGCAAAACTTAACTCTTCCCAGCATGCTCCAGTTGGAGTATGA
- the LOC113767760 gene encoding uncharacterized protein LOC113767760 isoform X1: MAKGSKCQFIFLATLLLVDTIQSYLMSGTDENGVKTLVYLSPKFELGPGSVINKYYYDIDFPRGHIAVKSFDAEVIDEAGNSIPLYETYLHHWVAVNYYQRRGVETPKYHSSVGFQKSNYISAGNNGVCAQVLSQFFGLGSETRKTSNNVPDPYGIEFGNPAVIPAGYDEKWLLNVHAIDTRGAENRLGCTECRCDLYNVTVDEYGHNLDPSYVGGLRCCYDETRCRLKEGFQGVKRSLYLKYTVTYVDWHSSIVPVRVYIFDVTDRWKRSDGISSRHDCLIEYDVESCPAGVTKGGCVHTKSVSIILPAGGNVIYGVAHQHTGGVGSTLHGEDGRVICSSLPIYGEGKEPGNEAGYIVGMSTCYPQPGSVKISNGETLTVKSYYSSEQGHTGVMGLFYILVADSDSSAKLNSSQHAPVGIHKRVLTPDFIVGMALLGIAVLAAVIVAYQRRNQRGDNYEPITM; encoded by the exons ATGGCAAAGGGTTCGAAATGCCAGTTCATTTTCCTGGCTACTTTGTTATTGGTGGATACTATTCAAAGTTATTTAATGTCTGGGACAGATGAAAATGGGGTGAAAACTCTTGTCTATTTGTCACCTAAGTTTGAGCTCGGACCAGGATCAGTGATTAATAAGTATTACTATGACATTGATTTCCCAAGAGGCCATATTGCTGTTAAGAGTTTCGATGCTGAAGTGATTGATGAGGCAGGAAACTCCATCCCACTTTATGAAACTTATCTCCATCACTGGGTTGCTGTAAATTATTACCAACGTAGAGGTGTTGAAACGCCCAAATACCATAGCAGCGTTGGTTTTCAGAAGTCAAATTACATTTCAGCTGGGAATAATGGGGTCTGTGCACAAGTACTTTCCCAGTTTTTTGGCCTGGGATCTGAGACACGAAAAACAAGCAACAATGTACCAGATCCTTATGGTATAGAATTTGGTAACCCTGCAGTGATACCTGCTGGTTATGACGAGAAATGGCTTCTCAATGTGCACGCAATTGATACACGGGGTGCAGAAAATAGGTTAGGATGCACCGAGTGCAGGTGTGATCTCTATAATGTTACTGTGGATGAATATGGCCATAACCTGGACCCAAGTTACGTTGGAGGCTTGCGATGTTGTTATGATGAGACCAGATGCAGGTTGAAAGAAGGGTTTCAAGGTGTGAAGCGAAGCCTTTACTTGAAGTACACTGTAACATATGTTGATTGGCATAGCTCCATTGTGCCTGTTAGAGTGTATATATTTGATGTGACAGATAGATGGAAAAGGTCTGATGGAATCAGTTCAAGACATGACTGTCTG ATTGAGTATGATGTCGAGTCTTGCCCAGCTGGTGTTACAAAAGGTGGTTGCGTTCATACTAAAAGTGTAAGCATAATTCTGCCTGCTGGTGGCAACGTCATCTATGGTGTTGCACACCAGCATACAGGAGGAGTTGGTTCAACTCTTCATGGAGAG GATGGAAGAGTTATATGCTCGTCACTTCCAATTTATGGAGAAGGGAAGGAACCAGGAAATGAGGCTGGTTACATTGTAGGGATGTCTACGTGTTATCCTCAACCTGGTTCTGTGAAGATATCCAATGGGGAAACTCTGACTGTAAAATCTTATTATAGCAGTGAACAAGGGCATACAGGAGTCATGGGACTTTTTTACATATTGGTTGCAGATTCAGACTCGTCCGCAAAACTTAACTCTTCCCAGCATGCTCCAGTTGGA ATACATAAGAGAGTGTTGACGCCCGATTTTATCGTGGGTATGGCGCTGCTAGGAATTGCAGTTCTTGCTGCTGTTATTGTTGCTTATCAGAGAAGAAACCAAAGAGGGGATAACTACGAACCAATAACGATGTGA